A region of Globicephala melas unplaced genomic scaffold, mGloMel1.2 SCAFFOLD_1088, whole genome shotgun sequence DNA encodes the following proteins:
- the LOC132595977 gene encoding ribosomal RNA small subunit methyltransferase I-like, producing MNSKAKLYLIPVPLADIEHSQCLPEYNKAVILTLKYFIVENVRSARRFLKAVDRTIDIDSLNFVELNKHSNPKLITSYLDPMKEGHSIGIISEAGCPAVADPGSDVVAIAQRKGFEVCPLIGPSSILLALMGSGFNGQGFSFNGYLPIQDSDRSKTLKDLEAKALRGQTQIFIETPYRNDKLLQELIKQCKSSTLLCIASNLTAPDCLIQTKTLSQWAKNLPNLHKRPTIFLLGQYS from the coding sequence ATGAACTCAAAAGCAAAACTCTACCTCATACCTGTTCCCCTTGCCGATATTGAGCATTCTCAATGCCTACCTGAATACAATAAGGCGGTAATTCTTACGCTTAAATACTTCATCGTTGAAAATGTTCGTTCGGCAAGACGATTCCTCAAGGCTGTAGACAGGACTATAGATATTGATAGCCTGAACTTCGTAGAGCTAAACAAGCATTCTAACCCCAAGCTAATAACGAGTTATTTAGATCCTATGAAGGAAGGACATAGCATCGGTATCATAAGTGAAGCTGGTTGTCCTGCAGTAGCTGATCCAGGTAGTGATGTCGTAGCTATAGCTCAGAGAAAAGGATTTGAAGTCTGCCCCCTAATTGGACCTTCATCTATCCTGCTTGCTCTAATGGGTTCAGGCTTCAATGGTCAGGGCTTTAGCTTCAATGGTTATTTACCTATTCAGGATAGTGATAGGAGTAAGACCTTAAAAGACCTTGAGGCAAAGGCTCTAAGAGGACAGACTCAAATCTTCATTGAGACGCCCTACCGTAATGACAAACTTCTACAAGAGCTGATTAAGCAGTGCAAAAGCTCTACCCTACTCTGTATTGCCTCAAACCTAACTGCTCCTGACTGCCTCATACAGACCAAGACGCTCAGTCAGTGGGCCAAGAACCTGCCCAACCTACACAAACGTCCAACGATCTTCCTCCTAGGACAATACTCCTAA